The following are encoded in a window of Primulina eburnea isolate SZY01 chromosome 4, ASM2296580v1, whole genome shotgun sequence genomic DNA:
- the LOC140829595 gene encoding secreted RxLR effector protein 161-like — MGSTEKLSKDDVVAGVDNTQYRSIIGSLLYLSAIRPDIMFSVCLCARYQADPKVTHLKAVKRILRYISGTVDLGLWYTKETNTNLVGFSDADWAGNLDDRKSTTGECFYLGNNLVSWYSRKQNCVSLSTAESEYVAAASCCSQLLWMNQMIKDYGFNSDTLIVYCDNSSAIDISKNPVQHSRMKHIDIRHHFIRDLVENGMIRMEFVVTDN; from the coding sequence ATGGGGTCGACTGAAAAATTGTCCAAAGACGATGTTGTGgcaggtgttgacaacacccagtATCGCAGCATCATAGGCAGTCTTCTTTACTTAAGTGCAATTCGTCCCGAcatcatgtttagtgtatgtttgtgtgCTAGGTACCAGGCTGATCCTAAAGTCACTCATTTAAAGGCTGTCAAAAGAATTTTGCGATATATATCTGGAACAGTTGACTTAGGTTTGTGGTACACCAAAGAAACAAACACCAATTTAGTGGGCTTTAGTGATGCTGACTGGGCTGGAAACTTAGATGATAGGAAAAGTACCACGGGTGAGTGTTTTTATCTTGGTAACAATTTGGTGTCATGGTATAGTAGAAAGCAAAATTGTGTGTCCTTgtccactgctgaatctgaGTATGTTGCAGCTGCTAGTTGCTGCTCACAActtctgtggatgaatcaaatgattaaagatTATGGATTCAACAGTGACACTTTAATTGTATACTGCGACAATTCAAgtgcaattgatatttcaaaaaatccagtgCAACACTCTCGAATgaaacacattgacattagacatcattttattcgagatttggttgaaaatGGTATGATTCGAATGGAATTTGTTGTAACTGATAACTAA
- the LOC140829596 gene encoding uncharacterized protein, with product MVTSKFESLRMEDKESILEYDSRLRQLSNEAHSLGDPMPNKRLVNRVLRSLPERFNVKVCAIEESKDTSKINLNELMSSLRNFEMNLDLQRKDKWKTIALEASAESYDEILQISKEVEKSDLGEESISLFTKKFGDYLKTMKEKKKSGQKSVLPNITTSAKAQKFTPMEGQFRPKTEVQIQSNVRNLDSVQCRECSGYGHYANECANRLRKNKGMTVTLSDEESDDDQGSNESENHTSLSAVIKEKGSMQINPLGVATGVAIPSRNTSSNSVCLHSTTLAESSQSETQEVDDDEVTLESVQTMYVELYEDWIKRTKGNAILSKENAELKSQILRLEVILRKKDLELCKFKEELGEATQILAKMNSSSSKLDSLLMIGQNDKARLGYPNSLFEIGESSNTERKPTVFVKGSVETSNATHTEKGAPSKGQISTKKSKSRKRHFICHYCFRPGHIKPYCFKLRDDYKRWESEQVLPQVLYNTRCNTANKKPTVKRVWIPKAKIQCSVIYTSLKTNIAGIWYFDSGCSRHMTGSKDHLIDYVELRSGHVTYGGGAKGRIAGKGTLNVDGLPNLHNVIYVEGLNSNLISISQLCDDGLHVKFDKDNCDVFDNANTRILTGTRSADNCYQLGENLVCNHSKVSELNL from the coding sequence ATGGTGacatcaaaatttgaaagcttGAGGATGGAGGACAAGGAGTCTATTCTTGAGTACGATAGCCGGTTGAGACAACTTTCTAATGAAGCTCACAGTCTTGGAGATCCCATGCCCAATAAAAGATTGGTGAACAGAGTCTTAAGATCTCTCCCCGAGAGATTTAATGTCAAAGTGTGTGCAATTGAAGAATCTAAAGACACTTCAAAAATCAATCTGAATGAATTAATGAGTTCTCTCAGAAACTTTGAGATGAACCTCGATTTACAAAGGAAGGATAAATGGAAAACAATAGCCCTTGAAGCCTCAGCCGAATCTTATGATGAAATCCTTCAAATATCAAAAGAGGTGGAAAAGTCTGATTTAGGTGAAGAATCGATCTCTCTGTTTACTAAGAAATTCGGTGATTACTTGAAGACCATGAAAGAGAAGAAGAAAAGTGGGCAGAAATCTGTGCTACCCAACATCACCACTTCTGCAAAAGCTCAAAAGTTTACTCCTATGGAAGGACAGTTTCGACCAAAAACCGAAGTGCAAATCCAATCAAATGTCAGAAACCTGGATTCAGTGCAATGTAGAGAGTGTTCGGGATATGGACACTATGCCAATGAGTGTGCCAATCGACTTAGGAAAAACAAAGGCATGACTGTCACCCTGAGTGATGAAGAGTCTGATGATGATCAAGGATCAAATGAATCTGAAAATCACACATCATTATCTGCTGTGATCAAGGAGAAAGGCTCAATGCAAATCAATCCTTTGGGTGTTGCCACAGGTGTTGCAATACCTAGCCGCAACACCTCTTCGAATTCAGTATGTCTTCATTCTACAACCCTTGCGGAGTCAAGTCAGTCTGAAACTCAAGAGGTAGATGATGATGAAGTCACTCTAGAAAGTGTGCAGACGATGTACGTAGAACTATATGAAGACTGGATCAAAAGAACTAAAGGAAATGCAATTCTCTCCAAAGAGAACGCTGAGCTAAAGTCACAAATATTACGACTTGAAGTAATCTTAAGAAAGAAAGATCTGGAATTATGCAAATTCAAAGAGGAACTTGGAGAAGCAACTCAGATTCTTGCCAAGATGAATTCAAGTTCATCCAAACTTGATTCACTTTTGATGATTGGACAGAATGACAAAGCTAGACTTGGTTATCCGAATAGTCTGTTCGAAATTGGAGAATCTTCCAATACTGAGAGAAAACCAACTGTTTTTGTCAAAGGAAGTGTTGAAACCTCGAATGCTACACACACTGAAAAAGGTGCTCCATCAAAAGGGCAAATATCTACCAAGAAGTCCAAATCCAGAAAACGCCACTTTATCTGCCACTATTGTTTTAGACCTGGTCATATCAAACCCTACTGCTTTAAACTGAGAGATGATTACAAGAGATGGGAATCTGAACAGGTGTTGCCACAGGTGTTGTATAACACCCGATGCAACACTGCCAACAAAAAACCGACGGTAAAAAGGGTTTGGATACCAAAGGCTAAGATTCAATGTTCCGTTATTTATACTTCATTAAAGACTAACATTGCAGGAATATGGTACTTTGACAGTggctgttcacgccacatgacaggttctAAAGACCATTTGATTGACTATGTTGAACTAAGGAGTGGTCATGTGACGTATGGTGGAGGTGCTAAAGGAAGAATTGCTGGCAAAGGAACCTTGAATGTTGATGGACTGCCTAATCTACACAATGTGATTTATGTCGAAGGgcttaactcaaacttaataagcataagtcaactttgtgatgaCGGTTTGCATGTTAAATTTGATAAAGACAATTGTGATGTGTTTGATAATGCTAATACTCGTATTTTGACAGGAACAAGGTCTGCTGACAATTGCTATCAACTTGGAGAAAACTTAGTATGCAATCATTCTAAGGTGAGTGAATTAAACCTGTGA